One window of the Tachypleus tridentatus isolate NWPU-2018 chromosome 10, ASM421037v1, whole genome shotgun sequence genome contains the following:
- the LOC143228778 gene encoding uncharacterized protein LOC143228778 translates to MTNYTTILPSLLSGKSTNSSMPEIWRSRYPTYRRGHLSKTYYLSPEYKARKAEEFYQSYDVMTGVRIAATLGGLITLFTLFLFYKSKFKVDHSDQQNTNQMSVCGDGAGVIKEGHSTQNNSGDTTSDSGSISLYIAEPPSTCPEQTDIPLTVYVESTSSLRLPSEVYNEKKIPITSDCQVTETGEDVWETFEHQLTTSLLQDLKPSAGGGSIKLATPLPAQACSEYPTSSDVRKMMLSLPHPYSIRPYEDATEDIDLTEHFPRRASIQTNAEIL, encoded by the coding sequence ATGACGAATTACACGACAATTCTGCCTTCGCTGCTTAGTGGAAAATCAACGAATAGTTCGATGCCTGAGATATGGAGATCGAGATATCCGACATATCGGCGCGGTCATCTTTCTAAGACCTACTATTTATCTCCAGAGTACAAGGCTAGAAAAGCTGAGGAGTTCTACCAATCGTACGACGTAATGACGGGTGTGCGGATAGCAGCGACATTAGGAGGGTTAATTACGCTGTTCACGTTGTTTCTGTTCTATAAGAGTAAATTTAAGGTGGACCACAGTGACCAGCAGAATACTAACCAGATGTCGGTGTGTGGTGACGGTGCTGGAGTGATAAAAGAAGGCCACTCCACGCAGAACAACAGTGGCGACACCACCTCTGATAGTGGAAGCATTTCTTTATACATTGCAGAACCGCCCTCCACGTGCCCAGAACAAACAGATATCCCCCTAACGGTATACGTTGAAAGCACGTCGTCCCTCCGCTTACCATCAGAAGTATATAATGAAAAGAAGATTCCAATAACAAGTGACTGTCAGGTAACCGAAACTGGTGAGGACGTGTGGGAAACCTTCGAGCACCAACTCACCACCAGTTTACTACAAGATTTAAAGCCTTCTGCAGGTGGAGGTTCCATAAAATTAGCAACACCTTTGCCCGCACAGGCTTGCAGCGAGTATCCCACGTCTTCAGATGTAAGGAAAATGATGCTTTCTCTGCCACATCCGTATTCTATACGACCTTATGAAGATGCAACGGAGGACATTGACCTCACAGAGCATTTTCCAAGAAGAGCTTCCATTCAAACAAATGCAGAAATTCTCTAA